One segment of Babylonia areolata isolate BAREFJ2019XMU chromosome 24, ASM4173473v1, whole genome shotgun sequence DNA contains the following:
- the LOC143298839 gene encoding uncharacterized protein LOC143298839 isoform X1: MEQSFRIDTAPPNTLLSADLDSTWLGGEVSQSKVKPLPLNTARLKHFRQVTRGAVLSILETGHVSVEVVRRRGDQERLAELYVISGDGQEICVEQWKVDGVGTGDDLSAHTGCGDRTWKTFTYTTLPEKYWRKYAHARRFVDLVKSKTPKVTMYSDRAKGVLMENWPPNFEATFFLGPRITLCGSEVHIQEESGASLFFQRDSLHTLVNPYTLDLVQHAVMMREQCVRLEASVMTVQAMSPASEALFPVTVGMRPSNSFCSSTSSTSGSMDLLSSPRFPRPPSPPSPPPPSSPGPLLDLRHVDLDSRRHTPTSTSTPTSQHSPLDCKTSQSPLRHISTLEGRKIRRQLSDSTDSSEIHHGQPPLSAAQPSPDLGHASRPCCVHSTEHHPTHRGLTDSRSSVTAQCPLEARTSPQQFVRGQQGFVLPPVTSPCPVYNSSPRKPTACGTMGHTPFSPGTVEQGTPLPKESVSGGLGKESEVGGNRATSGVTSDMTSVCAGEVVGEEEEEGGRSAVVRQTFVAYTGWASQLASGAIWIHYNEGTQLGVFRDQPLVLYVDQQGVRHRYLRSDDIPEVVRQKLEKLPTVLESLKRRGSASTHSLAST; encoded by the exons atggAGCAGTCGTTCAGGATAGACACCGCTCCCCCCAACACCTTGCTCTCTGCAGACCTCGACTCCacttg GCTGGGAGGGGAGGTAAGCCAGAGCAAGGTGAAACCTCTGCCCCTCAACACTGCCAGACTGAAACACTTTCGCCAGGTCACCAGGGGggctgtt CTGAGCATTCTGGAGACGGGTCACGTGTCTGTggaggtggtgaggaggaggggggaccaGGAACGGCTGGCGGAGCTCTACGTCATCTCCGGGGACGgacaggag ATCTGTGTTGAGCAGTGGAAGGTAGACGGGGTGGGTACAGGCGACGACCTGTCCGCCCACACAGGCTGTGGTGACCGGACGTGGAAAACGTTCACCTACACCACCCTGCCGGAAAAGTACTGGAGGAAATACGCCCATGCGCGCAG GTTCGTGGACCTGGTCAAGTCCAAGACGCCCAAAGTGACCATGTACTCTGACAGGGCCAAGGGGGTTCTCATGGAGAACTGGCCGCCAAACTTTGAGGCCACCTTCTTTCTGG GCCCCAGAATCACGCTGTGTGGCAGTGAGGTCCACATCCAGGAGGAGAGCGGAGCGTCCCTCTTCTTCCAGCGTGACTCCCTGCACACTTTGGTCAACCCCTACACCTTGGACCTCGTGCAACACGCCGtcatg ATGAGGGAGCAGTGTGTCCGCCTGGAGGCCTCCGTCATGACCGTGCAGGCCATGAGTCCTGCCAGTGAGGCGCTCTTCCCCGTCACTGTCGGCAT GAGGCCGTCCAACAGCttctgctcctccacctcctcaaccTCCGGCAGCATGGACCTTCTGTCCTCCCCccgcttcccccgccccccctcccctccctcccctcctccaccctcctccccgggCCCTCTCCTTGACCTCAG GCACGTGGACTTGGACTCCAGGaggcacacccccacctccacctccacccccacctcacaacaCTCCCCCCTGGACTGCAAGACGTCACAGAGCCCTCTCCGCCACATCTCCACCTTGGAGGGGCGCAAGATCAGACGTCAGCTGTCCGACTCCACAGACTCCAGCGAAATCCACCACGGTCAGCCTCCTCTCTCAGCGGCCCAGCCCAGCCCGGATCTCGGCCATGCTTCACGTCCATGCTGtgtgcacagcacagaacaccaccccacccaccgcgGGCTGACAGACTCCCGTAGTTCTGTGACGGCGCAGTGTCCTCTAGAGGCACGGACATCTCCACAACAGTTCGTGCGAGGTCAGCAAGGTTTCGTCCTGCCACCCGTGACGTCACCATGCCCTGTGTACAACTCGTCTCCACGAAAACCGACAGCCTGTGGTACCATGGGGCACACGCCATTTTCTCCCGGGACAGTAGAGCAAGGGACACCACTCCCCAAGGAAAGCGTTTCCGGTGGTTTGGGGAAGGAGAGTGAGGTGGGCGGAAACAGGGCGACATCCGGTGTGACGTCTGACATGACGTCAGTGTGTgcaggggaggtggtgggggaggaagaggaggagggggggaggtcagCCGTGGTCCGTCAGACCTTTGTGGCCTACACGGGCTGGGCCTCTCAGCTGGCCAGCGGTGCCATCTGGATCCACTACAACGAGGGGACACAACTGGGGGTGTTCCGTGACCAGCCTCTGGTGCTCTATGTGGACCAGCAGGGCGTGCGTCATAG
- the LOC143298839 gene encoding uncharacterized protein LOC143298839 isoform X2 yields MEQSFRIDTAPPNTLLSADLDSTWLGGEVSQSKVKPLPLNTARLKHFRQLSILETGHVSVEVVRRRGDQERLAELYVISGDGQEICVEQWKVDGVGTGDDLSAHTGCGDRTWKTFTYTTLPEKYWRKYAHARRFVDLVKSKTPKVTMYSDRAKGVLMENWPPNFEATFFLGPRITLCGSEVHIQEESGASLFFQRDSLHTLVNPYTLDLVQHAVMMREQCVRLEASVMTVQAMSPASEALFPVTVGMRPSNSFCSSTSSTSGSMDLLSSPRFPRPPSPPSPPPPSSPGPLLDLRHVDLDSRRHTPTSTSTPTSQHSPLDCKTSQSPLRHISTLEGRKIRRQLSDSTDSSEIHHGQPPLSAAQPSPDLGHASRPCCVHSTEHHPTHRGLTDSRSSVTAQCPLEARTSPQQFVRGQQGFVLPPVTSPCPVYNSSPRKPTACGTMGHTPFSPGTVEQGTPLPKESVSGGLGKESEVGGNRATSGVTSDMTSVCAGEVVGEEEEEGGRSAVVRQTFVAYTGWASQLASGAIWIHYNEGTQLGVFRDQPLVLYVDQQGVRHRYLRSDDIPEVVRQKLEKLPTVLESLKRRGSASTHSLAST; encoded by the exons atggAGCAGTCGTTCAGGATAGACACCGCTCCCCCCAACACCTTGCTCTCTGCAGACCTCGACTCCacttg GCTGGGAGGGGAGGTAAGCCAGAGCAAGGTGAAACCTCTGCCCCTCAACACTGCCAGACTGAAACACTTTCGCCAG CTGAGCATTCTGGAGACGGGTCACGTGTCTGTggaggtggtgaggaggaggggggaccaGGAACGGCTGGCGGAGCTCTACGTCATCTCCGGGGACGgacaggag ATCTGTGTTGAGCAGTGGAAGGTAGACGGGGTGGGTACAGGCGACGACCTGTCCGCCCACACAGGCTGTGGTGACCGGACGTGGAAAACGTTCACCTACACCACCCTGCCGGAAAAGTACTGGAGGAAATACGCCCATGCGCGCAG GTTCGTGGACCTGGTCAAGTCCAAGACGCCCAAAGTGACCATGTACTCTGACAGGGCCAAGGGGGTTCTCATGGAGAACTGGCCGCCAAACTTTGAGGCCACCTTCTTTCTGG GCCCCAGAATCACGCTGTGTGGCAGTGAGGTCCACATCCAGGAGGAGAGCGGAGCGTCCCTCTTCTTCCAGCGTGACTCCCTGCACACTTTGGTCAACCCCTACACCTTGGACCTCGTGCAACACGCCGtcatg ATGAGGGAGCAGTGTGTCCGCCTGGAGGCCTCCGTCATGACCGTGCAGGCCATGAGTCCTGCCAGTGAGGCGCTCTTCCCCGTCACTGTCGGCAT GAGGCCGTCCAACAGCttctgctcctccacctcctcaaccTCCGGCAGCATGGACCTTCTGTCCTCCCCccgcttcccccgccccccctcccctccctcccctcctccaccctcctccccgggCCCTCTCCTTGACCTCAG GCACGTGGACTTGGACTCCAGGaggcacacccccacctccacctccacccccacctcacaacaCTCCCCCCTGGACTGCAAGACGTCACAGAGCCCTCTCCGCCACATCTCCACCTTGGAGGGGCGCAAGATCAGACGTCAGCTGTCCGACTCCACAGACTCCAGCGAAATCCACCACGGTCAGCCTCCTCTCTCAGCGGCCCAGCCCAGCCCGGATCTCGGCCATGCTTCACGTCCATGCTGtgtgcacagcacagaacaccaccccacccaccgcgGGCTGACAGACTCCCGTAGTTCTGTGACGGCGCAGTGTCCTCTAGAGGCACGGACATCTCCACAACAGTTCGTGCGAGGTCAGCAAGGTTTCGTCCTGCCACCCGTGACGTCACCATGCCCTGTGTACAACTCGTCTCCACGAAAACCGACAGCCTGTGGTACCATGGGGCACACGCCATTTTCTCCCGGGACAGTAGAGCAAGGGACACCACTCCCCAAGGAAAGCGTTTCCGGTGGTTTGGGGAAGGAGAGTGAGGTGGGCGGAAACAGGGCGACATCCGGTGTGACGTCTGACATGACGTCAGTGTGTgcaggggaggtggtgggggaggaagaggaggagggggggaggtcagCCGTGGTCCGTCAGACCTTTGTGGCCTACACGGGCTGGGCCTCTCAGCTGGCCAGCGGTGCCATCTGGATCCACTACAACGAGGGGACACAACTGGGGGTGTTCCGTGACCAGCCTCTGGTGCTCTATGTGGACCAGCAGGGCGTGCGTCATAG